Part of the Henckelia pumila isolate YLH828 chromosome 2, ASM3356847v2, whole genome shotgun sequence genome is shown below.
GACGTTGAAGTGTAGCAAAAGCTTGATAGAGGTGGAATTATGACGAGTCGAGGGAGCAGATCGGAGAAGGTGAAGAGGATATTCCTGCAGTTTGATACGAACGGGGATGGTGGTCTGAACCGGGAAGAAATGGCAGCTCTGGTGGTGGCCGTAAACCCTAGGGTCAAATTCAGCGAGGAGCAAATCAATGCAATTCTGGATGAGGTTTTTCGAACCTACGGGGGATTCATTGATGGCGAAAAAGGTCTCACCTTTGATGGCCTCCTTCGGACATACGATGATGGAGCTGGTGATGTGGACCGAGATTTCGATGCCCTTGGCCTGGACCTTAAACCATTGGAGGACAAGAATGGGGTTTCACAAGCATCCGAAGAGGTGGCTTCGTCGTCCTCAGTCGTTGATGAACGTGTCATGGAGCCACACAAGAAACAGCGCACGGAAGCGTGGGCTGCATCCCCGAATCATGGCATTGTGTTCGACGATACATGGAAGCTTGTTGATGACCTTGAGATATTGATCAAAAGGTTGAAAACCAAACAGTTGAAGGATGGGAAAATAAAGAATGATAATTCTGATGTTTTCTCTGATGCTGGCTGGTCGAGGGAGCTCGGCCCATCCAGTGAAATTTCGGATAAGAGGATTAGTTGGGACGAGTCTGGTAGTGATTATAGGGCTTTTGTGAAGGAATTGGGAGTTTTGAGGTCGAGGGCTGATAGGGCGCCATCAAGAGCAGAAGCTTTTGATGGGCAAATGGCTATCGGACGTGTGCTATACGAACATTGTTTGTTCAAGGAAGCTTTGGTAAGCTTTAAGAGGGCGTGTGAATTGATGCCGGGTGATGTGAAACCACATTTTAGAGCAGGGAATTGTTTATATGTTCTTGGGAGGTATGATGAGGCCAAAGCTGAGTTTCTTCTTGCATTGGATGCTGCAGAGGCTGGTGGGAATCAATGGGCATATTTATTGCCTCAAATTCATGTTAATTTGGGCATTGCTCTTGAAGGTGAAGGAATGGTTCTTGGTGCTTGTGAGCATTATAGAGAAGCTGCTATTCTTTGTCCAACTCATTTTCGGGCTTTGAAGCTTTTAGGAAGTGCACTTTTTGGTGTAGGGGAGTACAAGGCCGCTGTCAAGGCCTTGGAGGAAGCTATTTACATGAAGAACGATTATGCTGATGCACATTGTGATTTGGCTTCTGCTTTACATGCTATAGGTGATGATGATAATGCAATAAAAGAATTCCAGAAGGCAATTGATTTAAAGCCTGGCCATGTCGATGCTCTGTACAATTTAGGTGGCCTCTACATGGATATGGGTAGGTATCAAAGGGCGTCTGAGATGTATACTCGGGTTTTGGGTGTGTGGCCAAATCATTGGAGGGCACAGCTAAATAAGGCAGTCTCTTTGTTAGGTGCTGGAGAAACGGAGGAAGCAAAGAAAGCTTTGAAAGAAGCTTTAAAAATGACCAACAGAGTTGAATTGCATGATGCTGTCTCTCATTTAAAGCAACTACAGAAGAAGAGGTTGAGGGGAAATGGGAACGGTAATGGCGAAGCTGCCTTCATTACAGTGGAACCCTCGAAATTTAAGACCGTGGGTGAGAAAACTACATTGAGGCCAGAATTAGCTATTGCTCTTGATATCAGATCCTTCCAGAAGGTAACACGTTTGAATCGGTGTGATGTCGAACTTATAAAGAAGGAAATGAGTGAAGGTGATGTGCCAGTGTCCTATTCTGGCAGAGGTATACCTGAAAAATCAATACGCAAGGCTTCATTGGAAGTGATTCTTCACAAGTTACTTAGCTTTTTAAAGCCGGAAACTTTAGTAGGAGCTATCAAAGCCATAAATCAGAAGATCCTCTCTGTTTTGGATGAATCAGAGTCGGGTCGAGTGGATTTGGGGATGTTTTTTGCAGTTATTGCTCCCCTTTGCGGCGGATCTCTTGACAAACGGAAACGAATTGCTTACGAGTCACTTTTGTGGCAACCGGTGAATGAAGGCAACACGCAGATAAAGAAATCAGATGCCCAAAGATACATCAAGCTGCTGAGAACCATCTACATCCCTTCGCATGGGATAAGTGAAATACTTGAAATCCATGGAGAAACGGACGACTCCATGGTTTCTTTGACAGAATTTGTCACCATGTTTGATGATCAAGAATGGGGGTTTAGTATCCTGTCTATTCTAGTAAAGCTTGAAAATGGCGATAGGAATCGCCATGGGAGCCATGTTTGTGCAACTTGCAAATATCCCCTTATCGGTTCCCGATTCAAGGAAGTGAAACATCAATTTAGCTTGTGTTCTCAATGTTACTCTGAAGGAAAAGTGCCATCTACATGCAAGCAGGAGGAGTACAAATTTAAAGAATATGCAAACGAGTCCGAAGCAGTTAAAGATAAATGCTTGTGGTTTGGCTCTAAAGGTTCCTCAGCTAGTGGCTCTTAGCAATGTCCAGAACAAGTTTCTTTCTTTTTGTATGATAATGTATGTGTTCCAGCGTAAATTTTttgttcatttattttttaaatatttgaccTGTGAAACGTTTTTAGATGGTTTTGTGTGCATTTTGTGGTAAAATTCTTTGGAGTGATGACCCTTAACTTTTTCTTTCCTACTTTGGAGTCACCTTGTTCTGGTATTTGGATTGTGAGTCTATGTATCATCAATGTAGATTTCATGTTGATTTGTCAAGTTTTCTGTGAGCTAATTGAGATCTTGGAATGCAACAGTCTGTTGATTATTTTTGGGATcggttgtttttgttggttggTAATAAGAATGGGTGTTGTTTAAAGTCCATAATATTCGAAGTATTttagttataattatatataataggATTCTTATCCTATTTGGTTTAGGACTGGCTAGTTTGGTGGTCTATTAAGCATCGTATGCATGTGTATTCAAAACTTATTTTCAACATTAATAATAGGGCAACTTGGAAATAGGTACCCAAGCCAAACAAAAGTTTGAGTTTAATATCTAGAGTTGcattttccaaaaatgtcctTGTCTTATCTTGAAGCATtattattttcgaaattatcAAGTGTAGAGTCGGATTCGaaatttgattcacttgattcatcaagataataaatattttcatcatctgaTGAAAATTCAACTGTTTCTACTGAATAAAATCCAATAGTGTATATTTTTTCTAATAGTTTAACTTTGTTTTTCTTTCCATTTcattttggacattcatttgcataatgatcttcttcattacacaaccaacatgtgcagttctttcctttaccttttgggcaaggtggttttgtattatcaaactttttataaaattttcttttataaggttttctaaaaaaattccttctagatttctttttcttattgggaataaatttcctattaaaagatttataaagtttattaaatttattttgtttctgtcgttttaaatgtttgtgtgacatgtttgttttacaaccgtattcttttactgtgaattcaattttgtcacaacaaagtttattgttttgtttgtaagatttggatattcttttatttaatgttacttcatgacatttctttgttataacatctttaataaatttaatagctcctcctagtgttttggcataagcgctagttaagaattcatatttactatttattggtataataggtattttattaaaaatacttaatttataatgtttttttttatcaacatctattaactgataatagtttgtttcataatcacatataaattcCTCTAGATAACACaaattacataattttatattatccaaaataaagattgttttattttgttctatatttttggctactaaattagcgtcat
Proteins encoded:
- the LOC140880721 gene encoding uncharacterized TPR repeat-containing protein At1g05150-like: MTSRGSRSEKVKRIFLQFDTNGDGGLNREEMAALVVAVNPRVKFSEEQINAILDEVFRTYGGFIDGEKGLTFDGLLRTYDDGAGDVDRDFDALGLDLKPLEDKNGVSQASEEVASSSSVVDERVMEPHKKQRTEAWAASPNHGIVFDDTWKLVDDLEILIKRLKTKQLKDGKIKNDNSDVFSDAGWSRELGPSSEISDKRISWDESGSDYRAFVKELGVLRSRADRAPSRAEAFDGQMAIGRVLYEHCLFKEALVSFKRACELMPGDVKPHFRAGNCLYVLGRYDEAKAEFLLALDAAEAGGNQWAYLLPQIHVNLGIALEGEGMVLGACEHYREAAILCPTHFRALKLLGSALFGVGEYKAAVKALEEAIYMKNDYADAHCDLASALHAIGDDDNAIKEFQKAIDLKPGHVDALYNLGGLYMDMGRYQRASEMYTRVLGVWPNHWRAQLNKAVSLLGAGETEEAKKALKEALKMTNRVELHDAVSHLKQLQKKRLRGNGNGNGEAAFITVEPSKFKTVGEKTTLRPELAIALDIRSFQKVTRLNRCDVELIKKEMSEGDVPVSYSGRGIPEKSIRKASLEVILHKLLSFLKPETLVGAIKAINQKILSVLDESESGRVDLGMFFAVIAPLCGGSLDKRKRIAYESLLWQPVNEGNTQIKKSDAQRYIKLLRTIYIPSHGISEILEIHGETDDSMVSLTEFVTMFDDQEWGFSILSILVKLENGDRNRHGSHVCATCKYPLIGSRFKEVKHQFSLCSQCYSEGKVPSTCKQEEYKFKEYANESEAVKDKCLWFGSKGSSASGS